Proteins from one Neodiprion fabricii isolate iyNeoFabr1 chromosome 5, iyNeoFabr1.1, whole genome shotgun sequence genomic window:
- the LOC124182792 gene encoding mediator of DNA damage checkpoint protein 1-like: MFLARVFFGALTTWSAIQAITVPIDRTDVQLSPTRSSMIANGWRPLTGYDNIGTNVSPSSGLERNSAHRPVLGKLQDHSQSSSSSLDKQKQQANGLNVQDYIPPSILGSFSVFGHAATKARTKPKEHSGHSTSGTTHYSFLVPPPRDAYRFEVQDPHRKAILRDNEAFLRQPTFVSQIHQDANSSPFFSKGSGFAATSTTHSPGFPKSRPFLVSGLSSGFGVQQNVHPQRQFEAQKASNTKSYLQPPGLESPHGFGVENKNSETGFNRFHTQPHSGQILNSGTGNFFSQVDHPPPFKSSYERDPSFLVHESHEISYVTPSSIFGNNFRPSLPYDNLVPPNLFSSTTAPKIESNKFAGSQQSSLRNEHYKQFEQSNSPQESLIKAQGLSHGLQAGTYFIQGEQSRPAASWPQQKSKFTTEINEVLPRKNPPAKFRPETVRPNAVFGLQSEPDQVIFIRPSIQTQFENPVTSGQPPQTTSSQPDYETPESISLKHFNEQQFLLQQQLVQQDRQRFQEAELQRQRKQEEEEAAARKREEEIRLQIEEQEKAAERKKLAEEEQRRQEERERQEIQEQTELRKQLEERERSRQQFEREKQAQLEEQKRIQEQQFNLEQEAYNRPVSVQDQVAFQEVSQHSKENFEATVEPDQPQTQVEPEVRPYRPKFPQRGSSTRRRRPMTPATYVAQATEASLQEVVETATQQSSVQSIAEPEVVTTQTAVTLRPRIRRPGQTLRRRRPVTTTTTTPTSPQQETASSYVRESEPSRHQTFETEFSKRRRGRPTQTTTTIEEAVTERHFIRRRPTGHRQRVNPGEPFEAEVVTEIVRPTRIIYKDTTEWENYPESFKKKDSQEIDTSSLPSRDIGAQDMEEGATEDAGQVFEFSTEAFATTEGVTQTRHDVETIVPIEKLFEKPAEENHVEPATTFEDVVEEPATTTTTTTTTTTTTTTTEAPTTTTESTTTARQSHRIRPLKYGNSTRPRFSIKDYRSRLDYKNRLSQLSTTEATPGRRRVSTERPDPESTVRHNKYNSRVGYKPTTSTTPTTSPEGVDEEPTTVTERTNRFTPKRKLNASLYRSRISGSLSFGKSGLEDGRQSTTRPENIYSSAIRRARPTFGVRNQPEETTEMTAEETSFYASMTTRKPQEAAINEVMVKEEEEEEKVEEEEKVEVTDPTPTRRMQEEDEQPDAENEPGSTVPTSTEGSRDAEDAFISQRIANLTSSASELHEPGRFKAVSPATESRVISPQFAIATDEPTLPIEAFFQVLNKKDE; the protein is encoded by the exons ATGTTTCTCGCACGAGTTTTCTTTG GTGCATTGACGACATGGAGCGCAATCCAAGCGATCACAGTACCGATCGATCGAACCGATGTCCAGCTT tCCCCGACGCGATCTTCGATGATCGCAAACGGATGGCGTCCACTAACGGGATACGATAACATCGGAACAAATGTGTCACCGTCGAGTGGACTCGAAAGAAACTCGGCGCATCGTCCGGTGCTGGGTAAGCTTCAGGATCACTCACAGTCCTCGTCGTCTTCGTTGGACAAGCAGAAGCAGCAAGCGAACGGCCTGAACGTACAGGACTACATCCCCCCCAGTATCCTTGGAAGCTTCAGCGTCTTCGGCCACGCGGCAACGAAGGCGAGGACGAAGCCGAAGGAGCACAGTGGCCATTCTACCTCGGGAACGACGCACTATTCGTTCCTGGTACCGCCGCCGAGGGACGCGTACCGTTTCGAAGTGCAGGACCCGCACCGAAAGGCCATCCTCCGGGACAACGAGGCCTTCCTGCGTCAGCCGACGTTCGTCTCGCAGATTCACCAGGACGCGAACAGCTCGCCGTTCTTCTCCAAGGGTTCGGGATTCGCTGCAACATCGACGACCCATTCGCCAGGGTTCCCGAAGAGCCGACCGTTCCTCGTCAGCGGTTTGAGCTCGGGATTCGGTGTGCAGCAGAACGTCCACCCCCAGCGACAGTTCGAGGCCCAGAAGGCCTCCAACACCAAGTCGTACCTCCAACCTCCTGGTCTCGAGAGTCCGCATGGATTCGGCGTGGAGAACAAGAACTCGGAGACTGGCTTCAACCGGTTCCACACGCAGCCGCACAGCGGCCAGATCCTGAACAGTGGCACCGGGAACTTCTTTAGTCAGGTTGACCACCCTCCACCCTTCAAGAGCAGCTACGAAAGGGACCCATCTTTTCTGGTGCACGAAAGCCACGAGATCAGCTACGTGACTCCGTCGTCGATATTCGGGAACAACTTCCGGCCCTCGCTTCCGTACGACAATCTGGTACCACCGAACCTCTTCTCATCGACAACCGCGCCGAAGATAGAGTCGAACAAGTTCGCCGGTTCGCAGCAGTCCAGCCTCAGGAACGAGCATTACAAGCAGTTCGAGCAGAGCAACAGCCCTCAGGAGTCACTCATCAAGGCTCAGGGACTCTCCCACGGACTTCAGGCCGGCACTTACTTCATTCAGGGCGAACAGTCGAGGCCTGCGGCTTCGTGGCCGCAGCAGAAGTCCAAGTTCACAACGGAGATAAACGAGGTGTTACCCAGAAAGAATCCACCTGCTAAGTTCAGGCCCGAAACCGTGAGGCCCAACGCCGTGTTCGGGTTGCAGTCCGAGCCGGATCAGGTTATCTTTATCCGACCGAGCATCCAGACGCAGTTTGAAAACCCTGTAACTTCGGGCCAGCCACCGCAGACGACGTCCTCACAGCCGGACTACGAGACTCCGGAGAGCATCTCGCTGAAGCATTTCAACGAGCAGCAGTTCCTGCTTCAGCAGCAGCTGGTCCAGCAGGATAGGCAGAGGTTCCAAGAGGCGGAGCTCCAGCGACAGCGTAAacaggaagaggaagaggccGCGGCGAGGAAGCGGGAAGAGGAGATCCGGCTGCAGATCGAAGAGCAGGAGAAGGCGGCCGAGAGGAAGAAGCTCGCTGAGGAGGAACAGCGCCGACAAGAGGAACGCGAACGCCAAGAGATCCAGGAGCAGACCGAGCTGCGGAAACAGCTGGAGGAGCGGGAACGATCCAGACAGCAGTTCGAACGCGAAAAGCAGGCGCAGCTCGAGGAGCAGAAGCGGATTCAGGAGCAGCAGTTCAACCTCGAGCAAGAAGCATACAACCGACCGGTATCGGTTCAGGACCAAGTCGCGTTCCAAGAGGTGAGCCAACACTCCAAGGAGAACTTCGAGGCCACCGTGGAACCTGACCAACCGCAGACCCAGGTCGAGCCGGAAGTCAGACCTTACAGGCCGAAGTTCCCGCAACGAGGATCATCGACCAGGAGACGCAGGCCGATGACCCCGGCGACTTACGTCGCTCAGGCTACCGAGGCGTCCCTTCAGGAGGTCGTTGAAACAGCAACGCAGCAGTCGTCGGTTCAGTCAATCGCGGAACCGGAAGTGGTCACAACCCAGACCGCCGTCACTCTACGACCGAGGATTCGACGGCCTGGACAAACCCTGAGGAGACGTCGCCCCGTAACGACAACGACGACAACGCCGACCTCACCACAGCAGGAAACCGCTTCGAGTTACGTCCGAGAGTCGGAACCCTCCAGGCACCAGACATTTGAAACTGAGTTTTCGAAGCGGAGGAGGGGTAGGCCGACTCAGACCACGACGACGATCGAGGAAGCCGTAACCGAGCGGCACTTCATCAGAAGACGACCCACTGGTCACAGGCAGAGAGTGAATCCCGGGGAGCCGTTCGAGGCTGAGGTAGTGACGGAAATAGTACGCCCGACGAGGATCATCTACAAGGACACGACCGAGTGGGAAAACTATCCCGAGAGCTTCAAGAAGAAGGACTCGCAGGAAATAGACACCTCCTCTTTACCTTCGCGCGATATTGGCGCCCAGGACATGGAAGAGGGGGCCACCGAGGATGCGGGTCAGGTGTTCGAATTTTCTACCGAGGCTTTCGCGACCACCGAGGGAGTCACCCAGACGCGTCACGACGTCGAGACCATCGTTCCGATCGAGAAGCTGTTCGAGAAGCCGGCCGAAGAGAACCACGTCGAGCCTGCCACCACTTTCGAAGACGTCGTCGAAGAGCCGGCAACCACGACCACGACCACAACCACCACAACTACGACCACTACCACAACCGAGGCGCCCACCACGACCACGGAATCGACCACGACGGCGAGACAGTCGCACAGGATCCGACCACTCAAGTACGGAAATTCGACGCGGCCGCGTTTCAGCATCAAGGACTACAGGAGCAGGCTCGATTACAAGAACAGACTGTCCCAGCTATCGACGACCGAAGCTACGCCCGGGAGACGCCGAGTCAGTACCGAGAGACCGGATCCAGAGTCGACCGTTCGACACAACAAGTACAACTCCAGGGTCGGCTACAAACCGACGACCTCGACGACACCCACGACGAGTCCAGAAGGCGTTGACGAAGAGCCAACTACCGTTACGGAGCGGACGAACCGTTTCACGCCGAAGCGAAAGCTCAACGCGAGTCTTTACCGCAGCAGGATCAGCGGCAGCTTGAGCTTCGGCAAGTCTGGGCTCGAAGACGGTCGGCAGAGCACGACGAGACCGGAGAACATCTACTCGTCGGCGATCCGACGAGCCAGGCCGACATTCGGGGTCAGGAATCAGCCGGAAGAGACGACGGAAATGACAGCCGAGGAGACGAGCTTCTACGCATCCATGACCACCAGGAAGCCGCAGGAGGCGGCGATCAACGAGGTTATGGtgaaggaagaggaagaggaagagaaggtggaggaggaagagaaggTGGAGGTTACGGATCCAACGCCGACAAGGAGGATGCAGGAGGAAGATGAGCAACCCGATGCCGAAAACGAACCGGGTTCCACCGTTCCCACGTCCACCGAAGGCAGCCGCGACGCCGAGGACGCTTTCATATCGCAGCGCATTGCCAACTTGACGAGCTCGGCGTCCGAGCTTCACGAGCCCGGGAGATTCAAAGCGGTATCGCCGGCAACCGAGAGCAGAGTCATCAGTCCGCAATTCGCCATCGCTACCGACGAGCCGACGCTTCCGATTGAGGCTTTTTTTCAGGTTTTGAACAAGAAGGACGAATAG